GGAAATGGGGATGGAAGGAAGGAGACGATTTCGTCGTGGCCGCGTGAGCTGCTCGATTCAGGCGTCCGAGTGTGGAAAACCTGCCTCCTCTCGCGCGCCCGCCGCGCCGAGCGGAGTAACCCGATGACCATGCAACGCACCCCGCTTCTGCTCTCCCGGCTGATGGACCGCGGCCCGCTGCTGAATCCGCGCGAAGAAATCGTCACGCGCACCGAGACAGGCCTGCATCGCCAATGTTGGAAAGACCTGAAGCGCCGTGCCTGCCAGGTTGCCAGCGCGCTCGAGCAGGACGGCATCGCGATCGGTGACCGCGTCGCCAGCTTCCTGTGGAACAACCACCGCCACCAGGAGCTCTACTACGCGGTGCCGTCGATGGGCGCGGTGCTGCACACGCTGAACATCCGCCTGAGCCAGCGCGATCTCGAATACATCGTCAACCACGCCGCGGACCGCGTCGTGTTCGTCGACGAAGACCTTTTGTCTTGTGTGGAGGCGCTGGCGCCGAGCTGCCCCACGGTCGAGAAGTGGATCGTCTGCTCCGACGTCCCGGGTCGCGGCGCCGCCAAGGCAAAGCTTCCGAACGTGATCGACTACGAGGAGTGGATCGCAGAGGCGGACACGGAGTACCGCTGGCCGCAGATCGACGAGCATTCCCCGATGGGACTCTGCTACACGAGCGGCACCACGGGGCACCCCAAAGGCGTGATGTACACGCACCGCTCCACGTACCTGCACACGATGGCTCAGGCGATGACCGACTCCCTCGGGCTTTCGGCTACCGACTGCGTGCTGCCGATCGTGCCGATGTTCCACGCCATGAGCTGGGGTCTTCC
This region of Candidatus Binatia bacterium genomic DNA includes:
- a CDS encoding AMP-binding protein; translated protein: MTMQRTPLLLSRLMDRGPLLNPREEIVTRTETGLHRQCWKDLKRRACQVASALEQDGIAIGDRVASFLWNNHRHQELYYAVPSMGAVLHTLNIRLSQRDLEYIVNHAADRVVFVDEDLLSCVEALAPSCPTVEKWIVCSDVPGRGAAKAKLPNVIDYEEWIAEADTEYRWPQIDEHSPMGLCYTSGTTGHPKGVMYTHRSTYLHTMAQAMTDSLGLSATDCVLPIVPMFHAMSWGLPFTATMLGTKLVLPNRFMTPKDILDLMEREEVSVSAGVPTIWQGLRAAIEA